The following proteins are co-located in the Paenibacillus sp. JNUCC32 genome:
- the mobA gene encoding molybdenum cofactor guanylyltransferase: MSVHSQDVRLPSGQVTGIALAGGASRRMGRNKALLPMEGMSLIERTVHALDKVSGRVILSANDPEPYQFLGLECVPDLYVGQGPMAGLHAALKSSRSTWNLVAACDMPYIHERFLQGLLDLANKQDTAEAVIPVVEGRMHPLLAAYRRETAESLERRLIRGQLRMVEWVQELNAVFANEEELAEVTGLDPRRILFNMNTPVDYEAAGGLLNTEE; this comes from the coding sequence ATGAGCGTTCACTCCCAAGATGTTCGTCTGCCATCGGGTCAAGTGACGGGCATCGCCCTTGCTGGAGGAGCCTCCCGGAGAATGGGGAGAAACAAGGCGCTGCTGCCCATGGAGGGGATGAGTTTGATTGAACGGACGGTCCACGCGCTGGACAAAGTCAGCGGAAGGGTGATCCTGTCTGCCAATGACCCGGAACCTTATCAATTCCTCGGCTTGGAATGCGTCCCCGACCTTTATGTCGGACAAGGTCCGATGGCGGGCCTTCACGCCGCCCTGAAGTCTTCCCGGAGCACATGGAACCTGGTCGCAGCTTGCGATATGCCTTATATCCACGAGCGGTTTCTCCAGGGGCTGCTGGATCTGGCGAACAAGCAGGACACGGCTGAGGCCGTAATCCCGGTCGTGGAAGGAAGGATGCACCCGCTGCTGGCAGCGTATCGCAGAGAGACCGCGGAAAGCCTTGAGCGCAGGCTGATCCGGGGGCAGCTCCGCATGGTGGAGTGGGTGCAGGAGCTGAATGCCGTCTTTGCGAATGAGGAGGAATTAGCGGAGGTTACCGGCCTTGATCCGCGCCGAATCTTATTTAACATGAATACGCCCGTTGATTACGAGGCCGCAGGCGGTCTGCTGAATACGGAAGAATGA
- the moaA gene encoding GTP 3',8-cyclase MoaA, which yields MIEPLKDSFGRVHDYIRISVTDRCNLRCVYCMPEEGMEFQPHDQIMSYEEIAAIMRVLAPMGVSKVRLTGGEPLVRKDLETLVHQIASIEGIQDISLTTNGIMLPSKARLLKEAGLTRINISLDSLQEERYARITRGGRVHKVLEGIEAAYEAGLNPIKLNMVLMKGFNEDEIRDFIALTLDRPLHVRFIEYMPIGQASDTWRDSYLPLSRVAEVCQEAGWAIQEEQGPSGNGPSRNMKVVGATGTFGLIHPVSDHFCDSCNRLRLTADGHIKACLYWSDEFNVRRVIDDPSAVANLFRKALGAKPLNHEMALALEKKAQSHTPTARRMSQIGG from the coding sequence ATGATCGAACCGCTTAAAGATTCCTTCGGTCGTGTCCATGATTATATTCGAATCTCGGTGACGGATCGGTGCAATCTTCGTTGTGTATATTGTATGCCGGAAGAAGGGATGGAATTCCAACCTCACGATCAGATAATGAGCTATGAAGAGATCGCCGCGATCATGCGCGTTCTGGCCCCCATGGGCGTCTCCAAAGTACGCCTTACCGGCGGCGAGCCGCTTGTGCGCAAGGATCTGGAAACCTTGGTCCATCAGATTGCTTCCATTGAAGGAATTCAAGATATATCCCTCACCACCAACGGGATCATGCTCCCTTCCAAGGCCCGCCTGCTGAAGGAAGCGGGACTCACCCGCATCAACATCAGCTTGGATTCGCTCCAGGAAGAGCGTTACGCTCGCATCACGCGCGGCGGCCGGGTGCATAAAGTGCTGGAAGGCATTGAAGCCGCCTATGAAGCCGGCCTGAATCCGATCAAGCTGAACATGGTGTTAATGAAGGGCTTCAATGAGGACGAGATTCGCGACTTTATCGCCCTGACGCTTGATCGTCCCCTTCATGTCCGCTTTATTGAATACATGCCGATCGGCCAAGCATCCGATACCTGGCGGGATTCGTACCTGCCGCTGAGCCGGGTAGCCGAAGTGTGCCAAGAGGCCGGCTGGGCCATTCAAGAAGAGCAGGGCCCTTCCGGCAACGGTCCTTCACGCAATATGAAGGTGGTTGGAGCAACGGGAACGTTCGGTTTGATCCATCCGGTCAGCGATCATTTCTGCGATTCCTGCAACCGGCTCAGGCTGACGGCCGACGGCCATATCAAGGCTTGCCTATATTGGTCGGACGAATTTAACGTGCGCCGCGTCATCGATGACCCTTCGGCGGTGGCGAACCTGTTCCGAAAAGCGCTCGGCGCCAAGCCGCTGAACCATGAAATGGCGCTCGCGCTGGAGAAAAAGGCCCAAAGCCATACTCCTACGGCCCGGCGCATGTCGCAGATCGGCGGATGA
- a CDS encoding MFS transporter, whose translation MRNMDNAQPSLTSLKLFNFFIYGTMVIFTGFFQLYLQDIGMSKIEIGSLMAIAPFVSIFANPFWGFWSDRAANIKRVLLIMMTGTLLLVQLVFQANTYAMIYMTMIFFYFFQTPMFSQTNSLILTYIDGTQQKFGSFRLWGSLGWALTAIAAGPVIDRLGSGRIAIVFSIMLLVAAVFMFTLPSIQKTAASASVSLRGLSRLFLNSYFVWFILLGIMVSIPNTANNTFMSLYILELGGSKKTVGLAIFFSSIFEVLVFILFDRFLKRKINVLVGCLTIVSLLFALRWLLMAEANSPLEVAFIQLLHCVTFGGYFYVGVQLTMLFVPTPYRASGQAIYTLSWSGISGVIGGLAGGWMFQNFGAQAMYRTGTMLAIVGAIGFGWMWYNLRRHGYQPLHPDDPEEDEIEEYAAS comes from the coding sequence TTGCGGAATATGGACAATGCTCAACCTTCGCTGACATCGCTCAAGCTGTTCAACTTCTTCATTTACGGAACCATGGTCATCTTCACCGGTTTCTTCCAGTTGTATTTGCAAGATATCGGCATGAGCAAAATCGAAATCGGCAGCCTGATGGCGATTGCGCCATTTGTGTCCATCTTCGCCAATCCGTTCTGGGGATTCTGGAGTGACCGGGCGGCCAACATCAAACGCGTGCTGCTGATCATGATGACCGGTACGCTGCTGCTGGTTCAGCTTGTTTTTCAGGCGAATACCTATGCAATGATATACATGACGATGATTTTCTTTTATTTTTTCCAGACGCCGATGTTCTCGCAGACGAATTCGCTCATTCTGACCTATATTGATGGAACTCAGCAAAAGTTCGGCTCGTTCCGGCTGTGGGGCTCGCTCGGATGGGCGCTGACGGCCATCGCTGCCGGGCCTGTCATCGACCGGCTCGGCTCGGGACGCATCGCCATCGTGTTCTCGATCATGCTGCTGGTGGCGGCCGTGTTCATGTTTACGCTGCCCTCCATTCAGAAAACGGCTGCATCGGCATCGGTCAGCCTCAGGGGACTCAGCAGGCTGTTCCTGAACTCCTATTTCGTCTGGTTCATCCTGTTAGGCATCATGGTATCCATCCCGAACACGGCGAACAATACCTTTATGTCCCTATACATTCTGGAGCTGGGCGGGTCCAAGAAGACGGTCGGCCTAGCCATCTTCTTCTCATCGATATTCGAAGTGCTGGTCTTCATTCTGTTTGACCGCTTCCTGAAGCGGAAAATCAACGTCCTGGTCGGCTGCCTGACGATTGTCAGCCTGCTCTTCGCGCTCCGCTGGCTGCTTATGGCCGAAGCCAACAGCCCGCTGGAGGTCGCCTTCATCCAGCTGCTGCACTGCGTTACCTTCGGCGGCTACTTCTATGTCGGCGTTCAGCTGACGATGCTGTTTGTTCCGACGCCGTACCGCGCCTCCGGCCAAGCGATCTATACCTTAAGCTGGAGCGGCATATCCGGTGTCATCGGCGGCCTTGCCGGCGGCTGGATGTTCCAGAACTTCGGGGCGCAGGCCATGTACCGGACCGGTACGATGCTCGCCATCGTGGGTGCCATCGGCTTTGGCTGGATGTGGTATAACCTCCGCAGGCACGGATACCAGCCGCTGCACCCGGACGATCCCGAAGAGGACGAGATCGAGGAGTACGCTGCAAGTTAA
- a CDS encoding glutamine--tRNA ligase/YqeY domain fusion protein → MINVENHRGTPSNFIKNVITEDLKSGKVKEIVTRFPPEPNGYLHIGHAKAIWINFTLADEFGGRTHLRFDDTNPVKEDIEYVNSIKEDVKWLGFDWEELRFASDYFEEMYNRAVLLIKKGKAYVDDQSADQIRETRGTLTEPGQNSPYRDRSVEENLDLFERMRKGEFANGERVLRAKIDMASPNINLRDPVIYRISHAHHHNTGDKWCIYPMYAFAHPLEDAIEGVTHSLCSLEFEDQRPFYDWVVAECEMDSTPRQYEFGRLNVAQTVTSKRKLKQLVDENIVDGWDDPRMPTISGLRRLGYTPEAIRNFVFETGISKAYGTVDRQVMEHFIREDLKLKAPRTMAVLDPLKVVITNYPEGQVEWLDAENNTENPEMGIRQIPFSREIYIEQEDFMEDPPSKYFRLFPGNEVRLKHAYFIKCNDVIKDENGKVVEIHCTYDPETKSGSGFTGRKVKGTIHWVEATQAVPAEFRLFEPLFKDEDEEAELVHEVAGEAEEAAAEKSFLDDINPNSLQIVQGFVEPNMKDVAPQDKFQFFRHGYFNVDSKYSQPGRPVFNRVVSLKSSFQLPKN, encoded by the coding sequence TTGATCAACGTGGAGAACCATCGGGGCACCCCCTCCAATTTCATAAAGAATGTTATTACCGAAGACCTGAAGTCCGGTAAAGTCAAGGAGATCGTTACCCGTTTCCCGCCGGAGCCGAACGGTTACCTGCATATTGGACATGCCAAGGCCATTTGGATCAATTTTACGCTGGCCGATGAATTCGGCGGACGGACACACTTGCGGTTTGATGACACGAACCCGGTGAAGGAAGACATCGAGTACGTGAACTCCATCAAGGAAGACGTGAAGTGGCTTGGCTTCGATTGGGAAGAGCTGCGGTTCGCGTCCGATTATTTTGAAGAGATGTACAATCGCGCGGTGCTGTTGATTAAGAAAGGGAAGGCTTACGTGGACGACCAGTCCGCTGACCAAATCCGCGAAACGCGCGGAACCTTGACCGAGCCTGGACAGAACAGTCCATACCGGGACCGCAGCGTGGAAGAGAACCTGGATCTGTTCGAGCGGATGCGCAAAGGGGAATTCGCCAACGGCGAACGCGTGCTGCGCGCCAAGATCGATATGGCTTCCCCGAATATCAATCTGCGGGATCCGGTCATCTACCGGATCTCCCACGCGCATCATCACAATACAGGGGATAAGTGGTGCATCTATCCGATGTATGCTTTTGCCCATCCGTTGGAGGATGCCATCGAAGGGGTTACGCATTCCCTGTGCTCCCTGGAGTTTGAAGATCAGCGCCCGTTCTATGATTGGGTCGTGGCGGAATGCGAGATGGACAGCACGCCGCGTCAGTACGAATTCGGGCGTCTGAACGTGGCGCAGACGGTCACCAGCAAACGCAAGCTGAAACAGCTCGTGGACGAGAACATCGTAGACGGCTGGGACGACCCGCGCATGCCGACGATCTCCGGACTTCGCCGTCTGGGCTATACGCCGGAAGCCATTCGCAATTTCGTGTTCGAGACGGGAATTTCGAAGGCTTACGGCACGGTGGACCGCCAAGTGATGGAGCACTTTATCCGTGAAGACCTGAAGCTGAAGGCGCCTCGCACCATGGCCGTGCTGGACCCGCTGAAGGTGGTCATTACGAACTACCCTGAAGGTCAGGTCGAATGGCTGGATGCCGAGAACAACACGGAGAATCCGGAGATGGGGATCCGCCAGATTCCGTTCTCGCGCGAGATTTACATTGAGCAAGAGGATTTCATGGAAGATCCGCCGAGCAAATATTTCCGCTTGTTCCCGGGCAATGAGGTCCGGTTGAAGCATGCGTATTTCATCAAGTGCAATGACGTGATCAAAGACGAGAACGGCAAGGTCGTCGAGATTCACTGCACATACGATCCGGAGACGAAGAGCGGCAGCGGCTTTACCGGACGCAAGGTGAAGGGGACGATTCACTGGGTGGAGGCCACGCAGGCCGTGCCTGCCGAATTCCGTCTGTTCGAGCCGCTGTTCAAGGACGAAGACGAAGAAGCGGAATTGGTGCACGAGGTTGCAGGCGAAGCGGAGGAGGCAGCTGCCGAGAAGTCCTTCTTGGACGACATCAATCCAAATTCGCTGCAAATCGTGCAAGGCTTCGTGGAGCCGAATATGAAGGATGTTGCGCCGCAGGACAAGTTCCAGTTCTTCCGCCACGGATATTTCAACGTCGACTCGAAGTATTCGCAGCCAGGACGCCCGGTATTTAACCGCGTGGTTTCCCTGAAGAGCTCGTTCCAGCTTCCGAAGAACTAA
- a CDS encoding TorD/DmsD family molecular chaperone, whose amino-acid sequence MAISPVQTLEVPDVCHRWLENRGTVYELLIDFLGNWPSLSMIAEWSRGSGISKAAECSKAGTDLMKYLCGRSPEELVRICEYERAEYRRLLQQSKPRQAAESHYTKDGCAQDLAECYASAGVAFNKLHGEADDHIAIELEFMTLLHDRMLNNTYCEDSMLQLMEVQEKFLEEHLLSWVPSLCKDLKGSTQSPLYQSLFSLLEEFLAQDLNMLKTWKHSKEAMLVH is encoded by the coding sequence ATGGCGATATCACCTGTTCAAACTTTGGAGGTGCCTGACGTCTGTCACAGGTGGCTTGAAAACCGGGGGACGGTCTACGAGCTGTTGATTGATTTTTTGGGCAATTGGCCCAGCTTGTCTATGATTGCGGAATGGAGCCGCGGGAGCGGAATTAGCAAGGCGGCGGAGTGTTCGAAGGCCGGTACGGACCTGATGAAATATTTATGCGGACGCTCGCCTGAGGAATTGGTTCGGATTTGCGAATATGAGAGGGCGGAATACCGCCGGCTGCTTCAGCAGTCCAAACCTCGCCAGGCCGCGGAATCCCATTATACGAAGGATGGATGCGCTCAGGATTTGGCCGAGTGTTATGCATCCGCCGGTGTTGCCTTTAATAAACTGCATGGCGAAGCGGACGATCATATAGCCATTGAACTGGAATTTATGACGCTGCTTCATGACCGTATGCTGAACAATACGTATTGTGAAGATAGCATGTTGCAATTAATGGAGGTACAAGAGAAGTTTCTGGAGGAGCATCTGTTGTCATGGGTGCCATCCCTCTGCAAGGATTTGAAGGGGTCCACGCAAAGTCCGCTATACCAGTCGTTATTCAGCCTGTTGGAGGAATTCCTCGCGCAGGATCTGAACATGCTGAAGACCTGGAAGCATTCCAAGGAAGCCATGCTGGTGCATTAG